Genomic DNA from Chloroflexota bacterium:
CTCGCAGTAGAAGCCACAAGACCAGCGGCAGCCAAATCGCCGTGCGCAGAATGGCCAGCTGCAGCGGTGGATAGCCGGTGAGATAGCCGGAGAGGGCGAACGCGCAGCCGGCGAGGAAGGCCGCGCCTCGATGCCCCGTCAGATCGCGCGCCAGCAGATAGGTGAAGAAGCCCGCCAGCGCGAGGTGAAGGGCGGCCTCCGCCTCCAGAAAATACAGGCGCGCCCCGGGCGTTCCCCAGGGAAGGGTGAGCAGGAGGATCAGATCGCCCAGCGGGTAGAGGACGGCCGCCTGGATGTCGGCCAGGAAGGGGTGGCCGGAATAGGTGTAGGGGTTCCAGATCGGCAGGCGGCCGGCCAGCAGCTCCTCACGCAGGAAGAGGCTAAAGGGGAGGAAGTGATGGGTGAAGTCGCCGTCCGGGAATCGGCGCAGGCCCAACAGCAACGGCGCGTAGAAGATCGCGGCCAGCAGGATGTAGCCCGCGAGGGCGAGGCCGTCGGCTCTCTTGCGCCGGCGAGGGCCTTGAAGCCATCGACGTACGACCTCGCTTGCCTCCACAGGGTAGCCCTCCGCGGACGCCTGGGGCCCCGTCTGGGCGTCAACCCCGGACGAGTGCCATCACCTGATCGAACAGAATGCCGTTGGTGGCGATGGCCTCCCGGCCATAGATGGTTGGGACGCCGTTCCAATCGGTGAACGTTCCCCCCGCCTCCTCCAGGATGACCTGGAGCGGCCCAGAGTCCCACACCTCCATGGCTGGATCGACCATGATTTCCGCCCGGCCGGTGGCCACCAGCGCGTAGCCGTAGGCGTCGCCCCAGGTGCGTTGGATATAGGTGGCGTCGATCAGTCGTTGCCAGGCCTCGGCCTTTCCATAGAGGGAAAAAGTGTTCAGGTCGCTGGCCAGCAGGGTGGCGTCCTTCAGATCGCTGACCGTGGAGACGCGGGCGCGACGTCCGTTCCAGTAGCACCCCTCCCCCCGGGCGGCGTAGACCGTCTCCCCCAATGCGGGGAAGTGAGCCACGCCGATCAGCGGCGCTTGGCCGTCGGTCAGCGCGACGAGCACGGCGTATAATGGCACCCCATGCACGAACGACTTCGTGCCGTCGATGGGGTCGAGGATCCAGGTTAGGCCGGAGGGGGTCTCCTGAGAGCCGAACTCCTCGCCGATGATCCCATGGTCCGGCCAGTAGCGCTCAATCAGCTCCCGCAGCTTCTGCTCGGCCTGTCGATCCGCGATGGTGACGGGGGTGTTGTCCGCCTTGCGCTCGGCTGCGACGCCGGCCTGGAAGTATCCCAGCGTGACGCGGCCGGCCTGCCAGGCGGCATCCAGGGCGAACTCCAACAGGGAACGCAGCGGTGGTGTGTGCATAAATCTACCCCGAGACGTGGTGTGGAATCGGCGGGAGTATAGCACCGTTCGAGAGACGAGGCAATCGATCGTCCTCTCGAGATGATTTCTCTTTTCCCTCCCTCTGCGCCCTCGGCATCTCCGCGGTGAGATGTGGGTAACGCCGCGCAGAGCTTTTCAAAGCTCAAACACCTGCCCCTGAAACCCTACCGTAGGGGCGCCCCTTGTGGGCGCCTGAGGCAGCCACAAGGGCTGCCTCTACAATCTAAAGTAACGCCCGATCCCATAGAGGCCTATTTGGTAGAGAC
This window encodes:
- the hisN gene encoding histidinol-phosphatase, which encodes MHTPPLRSLLEFALDAAWQAGRVTLGYFQAGVAAERKADNTPVTIADRQAEQKLRELIERYWPDHGIIGEEFGSQETPSGLTWILDPIDGTKSFVHGVPLYAVLVALTDGQAPLIGVAHFPALGETVYAARGEGCYWNGRRARVSTVSDLKDATLLASDLNTFSLYGKAEAWQRLIDATYIQRTWGDAYGYALVATGRAEIMVDPAMEVWDSGPLQVILEEAGGTFTDWNGVPTIYGREAIATNGILFDQVMALVRG